A genome region from Psychrobacter jeotgali includes the following:
- a CDS encoding acyl-CoA dehydrogenase family protein, which translates to MSTTNPTNTSKALFTTSEHGQKMYEQVKDFIANEIEPIEAQFWQDCHEQNPDGNWENWHWPEAYETLRKKARKAGVWNLFLPDDELGAGLSVTDYAPIAELTGRSLLAPYVFNCNAPDSGNMELLWRYGTQQQQDKWLTPILEGKTRSVFCMTEPDVASSDATNMQATAVVEGDEIVINGSKWWSSGLGDPAVDLLIVMAYTPDESKDRHHQHSMVLVPAKTEGVKIERMLKVFGDYDAPHGHGEVSFNNVRVPAHSFIGGPGMGFEIAQGRLGPGRIHHCMRCIGAAEKSLELAIHRGMERTAFGKPLLQLGGNLERIADARIKIDQARLLTLYAAQKMDSQGTKAALTEISAIKVVAPTVLQEVADMAIQIYGGMGVCQDTLLPSFYAQGRALRLADGPDEVHKNMIAKLELKRQGFRRKSK; encoded by the coding sequence ATGTCTACAACTAATCCCACCAATACATCCAAAGCGCTGTTCACGACTAGTGAGCATGGTCAAAAAATGTATGAACAAGTCAAAGATTTTATTGCTAACGAAATTGAGCCAATAGAAGCCCAGTTTTGGCAGGATTGCCATGAGCAAAACCCTGATGGTAACTGGGAGAACTGGCATTGGCCAGAAGCGTATGAGACCTTACGTAAAAAGGCACGCAAGGCTGGTGTTTGGAATCTGTTTTTGCCTGATGATGAGTTAGGAGCTGGGCTATCGGTTACCGATTATGCGCCTATCGCTGAACTAACAGGACGTAGTTTGCTTGCGCCTTACGTCTTTAACTGCAACGCTCCTGATAGTGGTAATATGGAGTTGTTGTGGCGTTATGGTACACAGCAGCAGCAAGATAAATGGCTAACTCCGATATTAGAAGGCAAGACCCGTTCCGTATTTTGCATGACTGAGCCTGATGTCGCTTCTAGTGACGCGACTAATATGCAAGCGACCGCCGTAGTTGAAGGCGATGAAATTGTAATTAATGGTAGCAAATGGTGGTCGTCAGGACTTGGTGATCCGGCCGTTGATCTGTTGATCGTTATGGCTTATACCCCGGATGAGAGCAAAGATCGCCATCATCAGCACTCGATGGTATTGGTGCCTGCTAAGACCGAAGGCGTCAAAATTGAGCGTATGCTAAAGGTATTCGGTGATTATGATGCGCCGCATGGTCATGGTGAAGTTAGCTTTAATAATGTACGGGTGCCAGCGCATAGCTTTATTGGTGGGCCTGGTATGGGGTTTGAAATTGCCCAAGGCCGCCTGGGACCAGGTCGTATTCACCACTGTATGCGCTGTATTGGCGCGGCTGAAAAATCATTGGAGCTCGCCATTCACCGTGGTATGGAGCGTACGGCTTTTGGCAAGCCGTTACTACAATTGGGCGGTAATTTAGAGCGGATAGCGGATGCTCGTATCAAGATTGATCAAGCACGTCTACTGACCTTATATGCAGCGCAAAAGATGGACAGTCAAGGTACCAAAGCCGCTTTGACTGAGATTTCAGCGATTAAAGTAGTCGCGCCCACCGTACTCCAAGAAGTCGCTGATATGGCGATTCAGATCTATGGTGGTATGGGCGTTTGTCAAGATACGCTATTGCCGAGTTTTTATGCGCAAGGTCGAGCGCTACGCTTGGCTGATGGTCCAGATGAGGTGCATAAAAATATGATTGCCAAGTTAGAATTAAAACGTCAAGGCTTTCGCCGCAAGTCTAAATAG